From Hydra vulgaris chromosome 07, alternate assembly HydraT2T_AEP, a single genomic window includes:
- the LOC136082477 gene encoding uncharacterized protein LOC136082477 has translation MSFKFAIVEFISNQSVATIPVSWFVSEEEEECFFPSKVSRNTIKKLVSDQCESLVTWPKFFVRVLGRAATYERAEEKVTKALSQSDNGTTDQDAPVRKQTSKRSKHGRFITSKRISSDSDTDNEEYPRKKSNLLQPPSPPPRINSNVQYNPSSSTSVQSLQITPCCPPCTTNSPVGFSVGHVSPVICSTPTTSSTSQHTPLTANDTTLVSVAEVVPDIGQNIQG, from the exons ATGTCATTTAAGTTTGCTATTGTCGAATTTATAAGTAATCAAAGTGTAGCCACTATCCCTGTATCATGGTTTGTTTCAGAAGAGGAAGAAGAGTGCTTCTTTCCTTCTAAAGTAAGcagaaatacaattaaaaagcTTGTTAGTGATCAATGTGAGTCATTGGTAACTTGGCCAAAGTTTTTTGTTAGAGTTCTGGGAAGAGCAG CAACTTATGAAAGGGCTGAAGAAAAGGTGACAAAAGCCTTGAGTCAATCAGACAATGGCACAACTGACCAAGATGCTCCAGTGCGCAAACAAACCTCAAAGAGGAGTAAACATGG GCGTTTCATTACTTCAAAGCGAATTTCTTCAGATTCTGATACTGACAATGAAGAATATCCtagaaaaaagtcaaatttgCTGCAACCTCCCAGTCCACCTCCAAGAATAAATTCTAATGTTCAATATAATCCTTCCAGTTCTACATCTGTTCAATCATTACAAATCACTCCTTGTTGTCCGCCTTGTACAACAAATTCTCCTGTTGGTTTTTCTGTTGGACACGTTTCACCAGTTATCTGCAGTACGCCTACTACTAGCTCAACCAGTCAGCATACACCATTGACTGCTAATGACACAACTCTTGTTTCTGTAGCTGAAGTTGTACCTGATATTGGCCAAAATATCCAAGGTTAG
- the LOC136082476 gene encoding uncharacterized protein LOC136082476 produces MDSKLRLTKRKNVSIDKKIQRLYSTVAIKEDGIDTKTVVPTHWVNAEESIVYYPPRGKKTVGVYLSEWASPEPGWQEFMLLEFILECGSYETCQAMLNFLTEDENDDRPVSNILNPKERVPSPNLNVLKCTPSGSSSPIQMGVPLISPWKKSKVGCVIQPRPNEDFQRSLDLESYHFNKNPTSFKIGDGGVSFKEMTNKQFQYAMLIKLELLQQNQIKIMERLDNMETQPKSGATDVGVIITIPHKDIKCFNEEEEILRASSSAMKNKITQIKAIVGATARKTVKNVLNQLMVPQVQNLFSKDGLKGKLKFTATQHYKCIKEGLVSERTGYDAATIEALVGDLLKRALPKVKIVNDADVHEEEAT; encoded by the exons atggaTTCGAAGCTTAgattaacaaaaagaaaaaatgtttctatCGATAAGAAAATACAAAG GTTGTACAGTACTGTTGCAATTAAAGAAGATGGTATTGACACTAAGACAGTAGTACCTACTCACTGGGTTAATGCAGAAGAAAGTATAGTATACTATCCTCCACGAGGAAAAAAAACTGTGGGTGTTTATTTATCTGAATGGGCTAGTCCAGAACCTGGCTGGCAAGAGTTTATGTTGTTAGAATTTATTTTGGAGTGTGGAAGTTATGAAACATGTCAGgcaatgttaaactttttaactgaAGATGAAAATGATGATCGTCCTG ttTCAAATATACTCAACCCAAAGGAACGAGTTCCAAGTCcaaatttgaatgttttaaagtgCACACCATCTGGTTCTTCATCACCAATTCAAATGGGTGTGCCACTTATATCTCCatggaaaaaaagtaaagtgGGCTGTGTAATACAGCCAAGACCAAATGAAGATTTCCAACGATCATTGGATTTAGAATCGTACCACTTTAACAAAAATCCAACATCTTTCAAGATAGGTGATGGTGGTGTTTCATTTAAGGAAATGACAAATAAAC aGTTTCAGTATGCCATGCTAATAAAACTAGAATTGTTGCagcaaaatcaaattaaaattatggagCGATTGGACAACATGGAAACACAACCAAAAAGTGGTGCTACTGATGTGGGTGTCATAATTACAATCCCACATAAAGATATTAAGTGTTTTAATGAAGAAGAGGAAATTCTCAGAGCAAGTTCTAGTGCTATGAAAAACAAG ATCACTCAAATCAAAGCCATTGTTGGTGCAACAGCACGCAAAActgtcaaaaatgttttaaaccaGTTAATGGTGCCACAAGTCCAAAACTTATTTAGTAAAGATGGATTGAAGGGCAAGCTTAAGTTTACAGCTACGCAACATTACAAGTGTATTAAAG AAGGCTTAGTATCTGAAAGAACCGGTTATGATGCCGCAACTATCGAAGCCCTTGTTGGCGATTTATTGAAGCGGGCGTTGCCGAAAGTAAAAATAGTTAACGATGCTGACGTTCACGAAGAAGAAGCAACTTAA